CTCAGCCGTTTCGAACCCAAACCAATCTGGCGAGTCTCTATCGAATCAATCGGCTCCCTGCTGAAGTTCCTCGTATCTCTCCTCGAACCGGGATTCACACGAGGGACAACGGAACTGATACAACTCCCCGTCGATGCGGGTCGCTGTCCCCTCGGTATCGACCGTATTCCCGCACTGAACGCAGGTGAGCGCGAACTCCGTCCCGCCGAGATCGGGCGACCAATCAGCGCCTGCTAGAAGCGTTACTCCGAAATCTGCGATTGCTCCGTCTTCGAGCGTGTCGTCGAGCCAACTCGCAACATCGTTGTCCGGCACTCGCGCATAGACGACCAGATCGGCTTCAGCAGTGGTGAATACGTGTTCGACCGCTCCCTCGTTGAGCAGGAGATCTTTGATTGACGCGACTCCCGGCCCATCCGATGTAACATCCAGCGTCAGCAACACGGGAATGCCCTTCCGGAGTTGGGAGCGGTCGACGTCGAGCGTGAACCGGTTGATGATGCCCCTCTCCTGCAGTCTCGCCACCCGATCCGACATGACCGGTGCCGAGAGACCGACGATGTCCGCGATATTACTGTACGGTCGAGAGCGTTCGACATCAGGATCTGGAGTATTTCGGGATTGGTTTCGTCGAGGTCGCGCATAGTGGACCAACGGCGACAATCGACGAAAGCATCTCAGCGGATACTGGTTAGTGTCCAAGCTTTGGATTGGTCATCACCCACTATATCGAAGGGAAAATCCGCATAAGAAAGGGGAACGTAGGTGTTCTTGTATGTCGACAACCATCACCGTCGAGGGCATGTCCTGCGGCCACTGTGAACAGACAGTCGAAGACGCACTTCGAGAGGTGAGCGGCGTGACCGACGCGACCGCCAATCGAGAAGCCGAACAGGCGAGCGTCGAGGGCGATGCTGACCTCACAGCACTCGTCCAGGCCGTCGAGGACGCTGGCTACACCGCCCACGCCTGAGACACGCCGGAACACACCGACGAACGCCCCGCCGTTCTCGTTCGATTCCAACCCTCTCGATGTCACCGCGCAGTATCAGGGCCTGGACAATATAATGGGAGACGGCACCAACACCCACGCCATGAGCAACCATCCAGATCACGAGCATTCCGGAACCCCCTCCGCGGAGCCACAACCTTCGAATCAATCCGACAGATCTGTCTACTGTTGTCGAATTTGCCAGTTAGAAGCAGATTCGGAACGGCGAGCAACAGCCCACGCGTCATCCGAGCAGCATTCCCTTCCTCCGGAGCACGAAGCACACACTACGGCGGATGAGGGCACCACGGAATCCGAGCACTCGGACGAACACGCGCATCACGAGCACGAAATCGAGGACGGGCACCGCCAAACCGAACCCGAACACGCACAGCACGGAGAAGCAGTCCACGAACACGACCACGGTGCGCACGGTCACGAAGAGGGTCCACACGAGGAGCACGGGGTCCACACCGACCACACGGGCCACGAAGGGATGTTCCGCCGACGGTTCTGGGTGTCGCTCGTCCTCTCGGTACCAGTCATCTTCTTCAGCGAGTTCATCCAGGACGTCTTCGGCTACACTGCGCCGACGTTCCCAAGTAGTGTCTGGATCACGCCCGTCCTCTCGGTAATCGTCTTCGCGTACGGTGGGGTGCCGTTCCTCTCGATGGCCCGAACGGAACTCGAAAACCGTGAGCCGGGGATGATGATGCTCATCTCGCTGGCGATCACGGTCGCGTTCGTCTACTCGATTGCGAGCCTGTTCCTCGAGGGAACGACGCCGTTCTTCTGGGAACTTGTCACGCTGATCGACATCATGCTGCTGGGCCACTGGATGGAGATGCGGTCGGTCCGGCAGGCGTCCGGAGCGCTCGACGAACTGGCCAAACTCATGCCCGACATCGCCGAGCGCGTCACCGAGAGTGGGGACACGGAAGAGGTTCCTGTCTCCGAACTCGGCGAGGACGACATCGTTCTCGTCCGTCCGGGTGCGAGTGTACCTGCGGATGGGGAAGTCGTCGAGGGGGAGTCCTCAGTCGACGAATCAATGATCACCGGCGAGTCTCGTTCTGTCGATAAGGAACCCGGGTCGGACGTCGTCGCTGGCACGGCCAACCAGGACGGCAGCCTCCGCGTTCGCGTCACGAAGACCGGTGACGAGACGACACTGGCGGGTATCATGCGACTCGTCGACGAGGCCCAGCAGTCCAAATCCCGCACGCAGCTGCTGGCCGACCGGGCGGCCGGCTGGCTGTTCTACGTGGCACTTGGCGTCGCAGCGATTACGGCCGTTGCGTGGGTCGTCGCGGTCGGGTTCAACATCGGCGTACTCGAACGCGTCGTGACGGTTCTCGTCATCGCGTGTCCGCACGCACTCGGTCTGGCCGTCCCGCTTGTAGTGGCGATCAACACCTCCACTGCTGCCCAGAACGGGATGCTCATCCGCGACCGCATCGCCATGGAGGAGGCCCGAAATCTCGATACGGTGATGTTCGACAAGACCGGGACGCTCACGAAGGTCGAACAGGGCGTCGTCGGAGTCGAGACGGCAGGCGACTGGGACGAACAGCGGGCGTTCGAGGTTGCGGCGGGCGTCGAAGGTGACTCCGAACACATGATCGCTCGCGCCATCCGGAACGCCGCCGACGAACGTGACATCAAACGGGCGAAGGTCTCGAGCTTCGAGAACCTCCGTGGTCTCGGCGTCAGAGCCACAGTCGATGGCGAGACAGTTCATCTGGGTGGCCCCAACCTGATCGAAAAACTCGATATCGACCGCCCCGACGACATCACTGCCTTCGCCGAGGAAGCCGGCTCGAACGCACAGACGGTTATCTACCTGATTCACGACGAATCCGAGGTCGTCGCGGGGTTCGCGCTGGCGGACGTCATTCGGGAAGAGAGCAGACAGGCCATCGAGGCACTGCACGGGATGGGCATCGAGGTGGCGATGCTGACCGGCGACAGCGAAGACGTCGCGAAGGCCGTCTCCGAGGAACTCAGCATCGACCAGTACTTCGCGGAAGTCCTGCCCGAGGAGAAAGACACCAAGGTCGAGCAGCTCCAGTCCGAGGGAAAACTGGTCGCGATGGTCGGTGACGGCGTCAACGACGCCCCAGCGCTCACCAGGGCTGACGTCGGCATCGCCATCGGCTCCGGGACCGACGTGGCCATCGAGTCGGGCGACATCATCCTCGTCGACAACAACCCTCTCGACGTGGTCCGTCTTATCAAGCTCTCGAAGGCGAGCTACCGGAAGATGCAGGAGAACCTCGTCTGGGCGACCGACTACAATGTGTTCGCGCTGCCACTCGCTGCAGGAATCCTCGCACCCATCGGGATTCTACTGTCGCCGGCCATCGGTGCCGTGTTCATGTCGCTGTCGACCATCATCGTCGCGATCAATGCCCGCCGACTCCGGGGAGTCGATCTCTCGCCATGACGACGCTGATCGTCGGAGGCTACGGATCGGTCGGTCGCACGGTTGCAGAAGAACTGGCCACTGCGCCTGACGATCCGAGCGCAGTGATTATTGCTGGTCGCGACGGGACCAAAGCGAACGCCGTCGCCAGCAAGTTCGGCGACCACGTCTCTGGTGTCGCGTTCGACTTCCAGGAGACGGATTCGTACGCTCGTGTCCTCGAAGATCTTGACCAAGTCGTAATGTGCGTAGATCAGTCGGGGACGACGTTCGTCGAGGCGTGTCTGGAACGGGAATCGATTAGATCGACATCACAGCCGCGGACGAGTTCTTCCGCAAGGTCGAATAACTCTACGATTTTACGCGAGACAACGGTACGACAGCGATACCAAGTGTCGGACTCGCACCAGGTATCTCTGTCTTCCACGACATCAGTCTAGTCCTAACCCCCCCACACAAAACTGCCAGATTATCTATGATTCTATGAAAGAAGGGCACAACTCTGCCTGAAATCACGTCATGCACTTTTCAGAGCTCTTATCGCATGATTTCGGGAGTACAGGGATATCATCTGCAGAAACACCAAACGAGCCACCAGGTACTTTGATTGGATACTGCTCAGGTCCGCACACTATGAGACCACTATACTCTCGAATCCGAGTGTTTCACCACCTCGTCAAGCACAATTTTCACCAATCACCGTATTTCGTAGTTCGTCGAGGGGATCATTACTGCCTGAAAACCGCCCGACGACACTATAAACAAATTTGAATGTGTTTTATCCCTCTCTGCACCTCCCAAATTATCCAAAGGAAGACTAGGGTACACCGGTGCAAACGCCGCTGGGTCTCTCCGGCCGAGAGGCCATCAAACGACAACTGTTTCTAGCCGATATATCAGAATTCACTCACAGGGTGGTGATGCGATCCGCGATGGAGTTTGTCGCCCCCGAGAGGGACGAGGGGGCTGTCGTAGGCACCCCACTCAACAACCGTGTCATCTGAACACGAGCAACAGCAATCACGACTCTCTAGCGAGCAGGCGGAGCAACTGAGCGAAGAATCGCGGACAGATCTCGAACTGACGCTCCCTCACAACAGAAGTCAGACTGGCATCGTCTCATTTGTCGAGTGCGCACTCGTCGAACTCACCCACGAAGACGTCGGAGCCGAGTTCGTCTCGACGAGCGTAGCGGGCGTGAAGCGAACACAGTTCATCGCCGTCGACGACGTCGGCCAGCGGTTCCAGAAGCGGTATTTCGACGAGCGTCTCGGCTGGCACGAAACGACAGTCAGCCGTGAAGCGGTTCGTGAGGAGTTGGTCAACCGACTCACACAGCGGTCGTCACTGGGCTGTGGTGTGGGTCAGCATGGCGTCGTTGGCGACCCCGACAAATTCCAGGTGATGCCAGTTCGGAAGCTGCGAGTTCAGGAGTGATGTCTTAACCAACAATAGCATAAGACCATAACGTCTGTTGGTTAAGATTGTGGCCAGTTGGTGGATTCCACCCCGCACAAAGTCAGGAAACTATTCCCCGAAGTAAGAACTATATCCTGTGCCACGCAAGAACAAGTATGTCCAATAGCGAGTCTCCAGACGGCCCGCCTTCCTTCGAGGATGCGTTTCGTGGCGACGATGTTGAGCAACGCATCTACGGGACGATTCTCCAGACTCGTGAGCCGACAACAGCGAGCGCCATCGCCAACGTCGCCGACTGTGACTCGAAAACTGCTCGGAAATATCTGGGCTGGTTCAGTGAACTCGGTATCGTCACGCGCCACGACGGCCATCCAGCCACATACGAGCGCAACGACGCCTACTTCGAGTGGCGGCGAATCAACCAGCTCGCGGTCGACCACTCCGTTGAAGACCTCCAGCAGCGCGTTCGGGAACTGAGCTCGTGGATCGAGGAGTACGAGGATACGTATGGTGCTCCGACGCCAGCGGCTGTCGACGCCGTCGCCACTGCAGAATCGAGCGACGACCGAACAATCGATGACGTGTACGGTGACCTCGGCGACTGGGCGACTGCCATCAAGGAGCGAACACGCTACGAACGTGCCCGTCAGCAACGCGCAAGCACTGAAACCGAACAGGTATCCGGGTAGTCACACCGATGGTGCCGCCCACAGGTGACGGCGGAAGCCCCGCCCCTATCGATCGCCCGATACTCGAGTTCCTGCGGACGCGTCTCCAAGCAACGGGCCAGGTCGCAACAGCACGTATCACCGACGCGAGCGGCCATCTCGAACTTCGTGTGACACTCGCGCCATCGTACTATCCGGACTCCGTCGAGGAGACGACTCTGACTGTTCGCTGGTACACGAACGACGACTTCAAAATTCACTACCGGGAGGTTCAGTCAGACCGCTCCTGGGAATGTCGGTGGGATCGTCATCCCAACCCTCACAACACCCGAGACCATTTCCACCCCCCACCGGCTGCCCCTACCCCCGGCGACGATGCTTCATGGCCGACCGACCATCGCGACGTGCTTCGGCTCGTCCTCGACGAAATTGAAGACCGGATAGCGACCCTGTGGAGTGAGTAAGGGATGTCCCAAAGGTGAACTTATATCGCGAACAATTTCGTCACTCCGCTGCGAATTAACCAACACAGAACCATAGCCCCCTTGCACCGTTGGTTAAACACGTAGCAGAGAGCAGTTTGTCCGCGCCTGAGAGGCCGAGGCGCGTAGATTCGCGCCGACGTGATTCCCATGCCCGGTACAGACACACTCGACGATGCATCAGCCGACCACGAACGGTTTGAAGCGGAACTCGTCGCACAGGACCGAGATGCCGCCCGCGTCGCAATAGCGGATATTGACGACGAAAGGGCCCATTCTCTCGTCAACAACCTCGTCGACGACGACGTCGTCATTCCCATCCCCAACGAACGCGTTCTCGTCCACGAGCCAAGCGACGAAGCATTCGACTCGATTCTCCAACTCGCACTCTTCCATCGGGGCTGGACTGCCGCTCACGACACCGACGAGGGAGGAGAGTGATGCAACAGACACTTGCTGGCTGTACCTTCTGTGATGCGCTCTTGATGTGAAGTCACGGGGTTACGACCCACAGAAGTTCTGGGTGGCGAAAACCTTCGTGCCGTCATCAACCTCAACGACGGCGATCCCGATGCCTTCCTTGCTGAATCGGTCTCGAAGCAGATTCTCTCGATGCCCCGGAGAGTTCATCCACTGCGTCACAATCCCCTCAGCGAGGGCCTTGTTCGTATCGTAATACTGTTCGCCGTCATCGGTTCGGACGCGTTCTTTGTACCACGTCTGCGCGATGTTCTCCCCACTGAGTCGACAGTCGATACCGAACTGCTCGTAGCGATCTTCCATTGTCTCACCACTTGGAGAGTCGTGCGCGAAATACTCATCCTCAGCCATATCCTCAGAATGGGAGACGGCGACCTCCTGCAAGTCTGCGCTGTACTGGAGGGTACTGACGCCTTCTTCGGACCGCCGTGCGTTCACGGCGTCGTGAACGAACTCTTGAACCCGTTGAGCGTCGAGGTCTTCCCCGAATAATCCCTCACCACCACTGCCAGTTTCGCTTGCTTCGGTCGTCAACGTCGATGCACCACCGCTGGTCTCACCGCCCTGTCCGCCAGTATTGAGATTCGGGATGTCGACACCAGAGAGATTGATCGGGGAGTCGATCACGCCGGTTTGGGCGGCGCCGATGGCACCGAGAAGTGTTGTGAAGAGACCACCGATGATTCGACGACGAGTCACCACTGGCGACTTCGAGCCTGCTTCGTCGAACGAGGGCTTCTCTGGGGTCTGGTGCGACCGGGGTTTAATGCTCCCATCGGCATTGACATCAGGTCCCCTCATACCCGTTTTTTCGGGGGTCTTCCCAGCTGCTCTCGACGACCCCGAGGCATGCCGTGTTCGAGAGGGGCGGCTCTGGCCTGTTTTCTTTGACTGCCCGAACGTGGGTTTCGGAGGCGTCCGTGACCTGCTTGGTCGCCGCGAAGAGGATTTGCGAGTTGAGTCGGTGGATTGTTTTTGGTAGTAGAGGCCGGGGCAGTCGTGTTTTTCGGGGAGTCGGTGGTCGCCACAGACTCGTTCGCGACAGTAGTTACAGCGGGTGCTGAGTCCTTCTTCTTCGAGACTCGTCCCGCAGTAGTGGCATTCCCTCGCTCCCATATTGATACAGAGAATGTAGTCTTCTTTGATATGAATGTTCGGTTGAGAGAGACCGCAATTGATCCTGGCCTGTAGTCACCGAAAGAGAAACGCGACAGATACCGTTGACGTCGAGCAGAGACACATTATAATAGCGTCTGCAACTGTGTACTCATCCGGCCGCATGCCGTCGCGCAGCCGAGTGTGTGATGACTTGCAGACGCTACTATAGAAGACGCCCTCGTTTCGAGGACTAGCGATTCTGACTGGAAGTCAATTGGGGGAGAGTCTCAGAGAAGAGGGTATCAAGTGTTTCCCACAGGATTTCTGAAGGGACGTTCGCCTCTATCTCCGCTGGCCTATGATGTGTCTCCTCGGAGTCTGCTAGAGAGTATTGGAAGTGGACTGGACCGAGATCGGGGTGGTCATCGTCACGATGCCACCCACAACTGAGTCCTGTATTCGGATCTGCGTAGTGAATGCGATACTGTTGTCCCTCTTTATCGAATCGCCACTCGACATCGAGAGTTGGTGACTGGGGGCCAGTCGGAGAGCTAACCCGGTCGGAGTCTATTGTCGCACGTATCGAGGTCTTGATTATGCTATCAGGTTCGTACGTGACTGCAGTGACGGTGGGGTATCGTTGGAGGATGTCTTTCAATTCCCGGTAGACTTGCCTATCGATGTCGCCTGAGAGCCCCATGTGTTCACGCCGAGATCGGGTCTGGGTCGTCAGCCCAGTCGTATTCGTTGAGTGCGGCTCTCACTACTGGGATGCGGTTGGTGAGGTGTTCCCATTCTTTCGCGATGTCACGCCGAGTCTCACTCTCTGCTGCATTCTCAACGTCTGCGATGCTTGCTCTGAGTTCCCCAGGTGCCTCTACGCTGTACGTTTGTTTCCAGTCTGTGATTTTATTCCGCATGGTCTCAAGGGCATCGGTGAGTTCTTCGCGGGAGTGGGCTCGCTGGAGTTCTGCTACCTCTCGGTATTTCGCCATGAGTTGATCGATACAGTACAGCGTTTGGTCTCCTCGGTCGGTTTTTCGAAGGACGTTGTCTTCGACGAGCTGGTCAAGGTATTTCTGAGCGGTTTTCGTGGAGACACCTGTTTCGTCGGCTACCCAAGACGCTGACCGAGGGTG
This genomic window from Halogeometricum sp. S1BR25-6 contains:
- a CDS encoding heavy-metal-associated domain-containing protein, with the protein product MSTTITVEGMSCGHCEQTVEDALREVSGVTDATANREAEQASVEGDADLTALVQAVEDAGYTAHA
- a CDS encoding copper-translocating P-type ATPase; translation: MFRRRFWVSLVLSVPVIFFSEFIQDVFGYTAPTFPSSVWITPVLSVIVFAYGGVPFLSMARTELENREPGMMMLISLAITVAFVYSIASLFLEGTTPFFWELVTLIDIMLLGHWMEMRSVRQASGALDELAKLMPDIAERVTESGDTEEVPVSELGEDDIVLVRPGASVPADGEVVEGESSVDESMITGESRSVDKEPGSDVVAGTANQDGSLRVRVTKTGDETTLAGIMRLVDEAQQSKSRTQLLADRAAGWLFYVALGVAAITAVAWVVAVGFNIGVLERVVTVLVIACPHALGLAVPLVVAINTSTAAQNGMLIRDRIAMEEARNLDTVMFDKTGTLTKVEQGVVGVETAGDWDEQRAFEVAAGVEGDSEHMIARAIRNAADERDIKRAKVSSFENLRGLGVRATVDGETVHLGGPNLIEKLDIDRPDDITAFAEEAGSNAQTVIYLIHDESEVVAGFALADVIREESRQAIEALHGMGIEVAMLTGDSEDVAKAVSEELSIDQYFAEVLPEEKDTKVEQLQSEGKLVAMVGDGVNDAPALTRADVGIAIGSGTDVAIESGDIILVDNNPLDVVRLIKLSKASYRKMQENLVWATDYNVFALPLAAGILAPIGILLSPAIGAVFMSLSTIIVAINARRLRGVDLSP
- a CDS encoding saccharopine dehydrogenase NADP-binding domain-containing protein, with the protein product MTTLIVGGYGSVGRTVAEELATAPDDPSAVIIAGRDGTKANAVASKFGDHVSGVAFDFQETDSYARVLEDLDQVVMCVDQSGTTFVEACLERESIRSTSQPRTSSSARSNNSTILRETTVRQRYQVSDSHQVSLSSTTSV
- a CDS encoding DUF7342 family protein gives rise to the protein MSNSESPDGPPSFEDAFRGDDVEQRIYGTILQTREPTTASAIANVADCDSKTARKYLGWFSELGIVTRHDGHPATYERNDAYFEWRRINQLAVDHSVEDLQQRVRELSSWIEEYEDTYGAPTPAAVDAVATAESSDDRTIDDVYGDLGDWATAIKERTRYERARQQRASTETEQVSG
- a CDS encoding CAP domain-containing protein, which gives rise to MGARECHYCGTSLEEEGLSTRCNYCRERVCGDHRLPEKHDCPGLYYQKQSTDSTRKSSSRRPSRSRTPPKPTFGQSKKTGQSRPSRTRHASGSSRAAGKTPEKTGMRGPDVNADGSIKPRSHQTPEKPSFDEAGSKSPVVTRRRIIGGLFTTLLGAIGAAQTGVIDSPINLSGVDIPNLNTGGQGGETSGGASTLTTEASETGSGGEGLFGEDLDAQRVQEFVHDAVNARRSEEGVSTLQYSADLQEVAVSHSEDMAEDEYFAHDSPSGETMEDRYEQFGIDCRLSGENIAQTWYKERVRTDDGEQYYDTNKALAEGIVTQWMNSPGHRENLLRDRFSKEGIGIAVVEVDDGTKVFATQNFCGS
- a CDS encoding DUF7342 family protein produces the protein MPANEEENRDNRTRGERVRSAGRTLHHPRSASWVADETGVSTKTAQKYLDQLVEDNVLRKTDRGDQTLYCIDQLMAKYREVAELQRAHSREELTDALETMRNKITDWKQTYSVEAPGELRASIADVENAAESETRRDIAKEWEHLTNRIPVVRAALNEYDWADDPDPISA